The following proteins are co-located in the Pseudomonas antarctica genome:
- a CDS encoding LON peptidase substrate-binding domain-containing protein, whose translation MSLALFPLNTVLFPGCTLDLQLFEARYLDMISRCMKKGESFGVVCILDGREVGVAPDGYALVGCEALIRDFKQQDNGLLGIRVEGGRRFRVRDAGVQKDQLLVAEVQWLEEVPDQPLEEEDADLLALLQALAEHPMVASLDMGTHADGQQALGNQLAYLLPFTEADKIDLLQLDDPQQRLDAIQMLLDELQGELFPQ comes from the coding sequence ATGAGTCTGGCGCTGTTCCCGCTCAATACCGTGCTGTTCCCTGGCTGCACCCTCGATTTGCAACTGTTCGAGGCGCGCTACCTGGACATGATCAGCCGCTGCATGAAAAAGGGCGAAAGCTTTGGCGTGGTGTGCATCCTCGACGGCAGGGAAGTGGGCGTGGCCCCGGACGGCTACGCATTGGTCGGCTGTGAAGCGCTGATTCGCGATTTCAAACAGCAGGATAACGGCCTGCTGGGGATTCGCGTCGAAGGCGGGCGCCGGTTTCGCGTGCGTGACGCCGGGGTGCAGAAGGACCAGTTGCTGGTGGCCGAGGTGCAATGGCTCGAAGAAGTGCCGGACCAGCCTCTGGAAGAAGAGGACGCTGACCTGCTGGCGTTGCTGCAGGCCCTGGCCGAGCACCCGATGGTCGCCTCGCTGGACATGGGCACCCACGCCGATGGCCAGCAAGCCCTGGGCAATCAGCTGGCTTATCTGTTGCCGTTCACCGAGGCCGACAAGATCGACCTGCTGCAACTCGACGATCCGCAGCAACGCCTGGATGCAATCCAGATGTTGCTCGACGAATTGCAGGGCGAACTGTTCCCTCAGTAG
- a CDS encoding CidA/LrgA family protein has product MLLRGLTWLVLFQLIGTAINHLLLPVLPGPIIGLLLMLGFLIWRGEVGEPLSLAASSLLRYLPLLLVPPAVGVMVYAKDIAADFWAIVGALVLSLVIAMGFVGVLMQSMVKRKEKDQ; this is encoded by the coding sequence ATGCTGTTACGTGGCCTGACATGGCTGGTGCTGTTTCAATTGATTGGCACCGCCATCAATCATTTGCTGTTGCCGGTGCTGCCGGGGCCGATCATCGGCTTGCTGCTGATGCTCGGTTTTCTGATCTGGCGCGGTGAAGTCGGCGAGCCCTTGAGCCTGGCCGCCAGCAGCCTGTTGCGTTATTTGCCGTTGCTGCTGGTGCCGCCGGCGGTGGGCGTGATGGTGTATGCCAAGGACATCGCCGCGGACTTCTGGGCCATTGTCGGCGCACTGGTGTTGTCGCTGGTGATTGCCATGGGCTTTGTCGGCGTACTCATGCAGTCCATGGTCAAGCGCAAGGAGAAGGATCAATGA
- the mrdA gene encoding penicillin-binding protein 2 — protein MTQPIRIKDHEKDARLVRSRVVFGAFLVVGLIAVLIARLYFLQVIQYDYHSTLSENNRVHVQPIPPTRGLIFDRNGVVVADNRPSFSLSMTRERSGDWQQILDVIVEVLQLTPEDRVIFEKRMKQGRRPFEPVPILFELTEEQIARIAVNQFRLPGVEVVAQLVRHYPQGAHFAHSVGYMGRINEKELKSLDPVNYSGTHHIGKTGIERFYEPELHGQVGYEEVETNARGRVLRVLKRTDPVPGKDIVLSLDIKLQEAAEMALGGRRGAVVALDPKTGEVLAMVSQPSFDPNLFVTGISFKAYAELRDSVDRPLFNRVLRGLYPPGSTIKPAVAIAGLDSGVVTASSRVFDPGYYMLPNYDHKYRNWNRTGDGYVDLDTAIMRSNDTYFYDLAHKLGIDRLSAYMGKFGLGQKVSLDMFEESPGLMPSREWKRATRRQAWFPGETLILGIGQGYMQATPLQLAQATALVANKGIWNRPHLAKTIEGEKPLDENPIPDIVLRDPSDWTKVNHGMQQVMHGARGTARKAAVGAQYRIAGKSGTAQVVAIKQGEKYDRSKVQERHRDHALFVGFAPADDPKIVVAVMVENGESGSGVAAPVVRQVMDAWLLADDGKLKPEYGGPPSSTEVTAREE, from the coding sequence ATGACCCAGCCGATCCGCATCAAGGACCACGAGAAAGACGCACGTCTGGTGCGCTCGCGGGTCGTTTTCGGCGCGTTTTTGGTGGTGGGTCTGATTGCGGTGCTGATTGCGCGCCTGTATTTCCTGCAGGTGATCCAGTACGACTATCACTCCACGCTGTCGGAGAACAATCGGGTGCATGTGCAGCCTATTCCGCCGACCCGTGGGCTGATTTTCGACCGCAATGGCGTGGTGGTCGCGGATAACCGGCCCAGCTTCAGCCTGAGCATGACCCGTGAGCGTTCCGGCGACTGGCAGCAGATCCTCGATGTCATCGTCGAAGTGCTGCAACTGACGCCGGAAGACCGGGTGATCTTCGAAAAACGCATGAAGCAGGGGCGCCGGCCCTTCGAGCCGGTGCCGATCCTGTTTGAACTGACTGAAGAGCAGATCGCGCGGATCGCGGTGAACCAGTTCCGCCTGCCCGGTGTGGAAGTCGTGGCGCAGTTGGTGCGGCACTACCCGCAAGGGGCGCATTTTGCGCATTCGGTCGGCTACATGGGCCGAATCAACGAGAAAGAGCTGAAAAGCCTCGATCCGGTGAATTACAGCGGCACCCACCACATCGGCAAAACCGGCATCGAGCGTTTCTACGAGCCCGAGCTGCATGGCCAGGTGGGTTACGAGGAAGTCGAGACCAACGCCCGAGGCCGCGTGCTGCGGGTGCTCAAGCGCACCGACCCGGTGCCGGGCAAGGACATTGTGCTGAGCCTGGACATCAAGCTGCAGGAAGCGGCCGAGATGGCGCTCGGCGGTCGGCGTGGCGCCGTGGTGGCACTGGACCCCAAGACCGGCGAAGTGCTGGCGATGGTCAGCCAACCGAGTTTCGACCCTAACCTGTTTGTGACCGGGATCAGCTTCAAGGCCTACGCCGAGCTGCGTGATTCGGTTGACCGGCCGCTGTTCAACCGCGTGCTGCGCGGGCTGTATCCGCCAGGCTCGACCATCAAGCCGGCGGTGGCGATTGCCGGCCTGGATTCGGGCGTCGTGACCGCATCGAGCCGTGTGTTCGACCCGGGCTACTACATGCTGCCCAACTACGATCACAAATACCGTAACTGGAACCGCACCGGTGACGGCTATGTCGACCTGGATACCGCGATCATGCGCTCCAACGACACCTATTTTTATGACCTGGCCCACAAGCTGGGGATCGACCGGCTATCTGCCTATATGGGCAAGTTCGGCCTTGGTCAGAAAGTCTCCCTGGACATGTTCGAAGAGTCCCCCGGCTTGATGCCGTCGCGGGAGTGGAAGCGCGCGACCCGTCGCCAGGCGTGGTTCCCGGGTGAAACCCTGATTCTCGGGATCGGCCAGGGCTACATGCAGGCGACGCCGCTGCAACTGGCCCAGGCCACGGCGCTGGTGGCCAACAAAGGCATCTGGAACCGCCCGCACCTGGCCAAGACCATTGAGGGCGAGAAGCCTTTGGATGAGAACCCGATTCCCGACATTGTGCTGCGCGACCCGTCCGACTGGACCAAGGTCAACCACGGCATGCAGCAGGTGATGCACGGCGCCCGTGGTACCGCGCGCAAGGCCGCGGTCGGCGCGCAGTATCGCATTGCCGGCAAGAGCGGTACCGCCCAGGTGGTCGCGATCAAGCAGGGCGAGAAATATGACCGTTCCAAGGTTCAAGAGCGCCACCGTGACCACGCCTTGTTTGTCGGCTTCGCTCCGGCCGACGACCCGAAAATCGTGGTGGCGGTGATGGTTGAAAACGGCGAGTCCGGCTCCGGCGTCGCAGCGCCCGTGGTGCGCCAAGTGATGGACGCCTGGCTGTTGGCCGACGACGGCAAGCTCAAGCCCGAATATGGCGGCCCCCCTTCAAGCACCGAGGTTACGGCCCGTGAAGAGTAA
- the nadD gene encoding nicotinate-nucleotide adenylyltransferase → MAKRIGLLGGTFDPVHIGHLRSALEVADALALDELRLAPNARPPHRDTPQVSAQQRLEMVRLAVDGIPPLVVDDRELKRDKPSYTVDTLELMRAELAADDQLFLLLGWDAFCGLPSWHRWEELLQHCHILVLQRPDADSEPPDALRNLLAARSVSDPLALTGPNGNIAFVWQTPLAVSATQIRQLLASGKSVRFLVPDAVLAYIDAHGLYRASN, encoded by the coding sequence ATGGCTAAACGCATCGGGCTGCTCGGCGGTACTTTCGACCCCGTGCACATCGGCCATTTGCGCAGTGCACTGGAAGTCGCGGATGCCCTCGCGCTGGATGAGTTGCGCCTGGCACCCAATGCCCGGCCGCCGCATCGCGATACGCCGCAGGTGTCAGCGCAGCAGCGCCTGGAAATGGTGCGCCTTGCCGTAGACGGCATACCGCCGCTGGTGGTGGACGACCGCGAGCTCAAGCGCGATAAACCGTCCTACACTGTCGATACCCTGGAGCTGATGCGTGCCGAGCTGGCCGCAGATGACCAGTTGTTTCTGCTTTTGGGCTGGGACGCATTTTGCGGCCTGCCCTCTTGGCATCGCTGGGAGGAACTCCTCCAGCATTGCCACATCCTGGTTTTGCAACGCCCGGATGCCGACAGCGAACCGCCGGATGCCTTGCGCAACCTGCTGGCCGCGCGGTCGGTAAGTGACCCCTTGGCCCTGACCGGGCCGAACGGGAATATTGCATTCGTCTGGCAGACCCCGCTTGCGGTGTCTGCCACCCAGATCCGTCAACTGCTGGCCAGCGGGAAGTCGGTACGTTTCCTGGTGCCTGACGCGGTCCTGGCCTACATCGATGCGCACGGGCTTTACCGTGCGTCGAACTGA
- a CDS encoding DNA-3-methyladenine glycosylase: protein MPSFAPQPPASALPDSFFDRDAQVLARELLGKVIRHRVGDLWLCARIIETEAYYVAEKGSHASLGYTEKRKALFLDGGHIYMYYARGGDSLNFSAQGPGNAVLIKSAYPWVDAVSGPASLAQMLLNNPDASGHPRPSQKLCAGQTLLCKALGLKVPMWDAKRFDPALLYVEDVGQAPTHIIQTTRLGIPSGRDEHLMYRFVDAGYAPYCTRNPLRRGQVEGRDYFLI from the coding sequence ATGCCCAGTTTTGCTCCGCAGCCCCCCGCCAGCGCCCTGCCCGACAGCTTCTTCGACCGTGACGCGCAAGTTCTTGCGCGAGAACTACTCGGAAAAGTCATACGCCATCGCGTCGGCGATTTGTGGCTTTGCGCGCGAATTATTGAAACCGAAGCCTATTACGTGGCCGAAAAAGGCAGCCATGCGTCGCTTGGCTACACAGAAAAGCGTAAAGCTTTGTTTCTGGATGGCGGCCACATCTACATGTATTACGCCCGTGGTGGTGACTCGCTGAACTTCAGCGCCCAAGGCCCCGGCAATGCCGTGCTGATCAAATCGGCCTATCCCTGGGTCGATGCCGTGTCTGGCCCGGCCAGCTTGGCGCAGATGCTGTTGAACAACCCGGACGCCAGCGGCCACCCTCGCCCATCGCAGAAACTCTGCGCCGGCCAGACCCTGTTGTGCAAAGCCCTGGGCCTGAAAGTGCCGATGTGGGATGCCAAGCGCTTTGACCCCGCGTTGCTTTATGTCGAAGACGTGGGCCAGGCCCCGACGCACATTATCCAGACCACCCGCCTGGGCATTCCCAGCGGCCGTGATGAACACCTGATGTACCGCTTCGTCGATGCTGGCTACGCGCCCTATTGCACTCGGAACCCGCTGCGCCGGGGCCAGGTCGAAGGTCGTGATTATTTTTTGATTTGA
- the rsfS gene encoding ribosome silencing factor — protein sequence MTNKDVSKVKRKGTFKSAPLPVEAHTGPELAGEELVKVAVAALEDVKAQDIQVLDVRDKQSITDFMIIATGTSNRQIGAMLDKVREAVKAQGVKPLGEEGKGDSDWVLLDMDDVIVHMMTSNARQFYDLERLWKGAEQSRAADGKHHSPEVGHAHFDKLNKDQE from the coding sequence ATGACGAACAAAGACGTAAGCAAAGTTAAGCGTAAAGGCACTTTCAAAAGCGCCCCGCTGCCAGTTGAAGCGCACACCGGCCCTGAGCTGGCTGGCGAAGAGCTGGTAAAAGTCGCCGTAGCTGCCCTGGAAGATGTTAAGGCCCAGGACATCCAGGTTCTGGACGTACGCGACAAGCAGAGCATCACCGACTTCATGATCATCGCCACCGGTACCTCCAACCGCCAGATCGGCGCGATGCTGGACAAGGTTCGCGAAGCCGTCAAAGCCCAAGGCGTGAAGCCGCTGGGTGAAGAAGGCAAGGGCGACAGCGACTGGGTGCTGCTGGACATGGACGACGTGATCGTTCACATGATGACTTCCAACGCCCGTCAGTTCTACGACCTGGAGCGTCTGTGGAAAGGCGCCGAGCAGAGCCGTGCGGCAGATGGCAAGCACCACAGCCCGGAAGTGGGCCACGCGCACTTCGACAAGCTCAACAAAGACCAGGAATAA
- a CDS encoding MaoC family dehydratase, whose protein sequence is MPYVPVAQLKDYVGKDLGRSEWLTIDQARINLFAEATGDHQFIHVDPVKAAKTPFGSTIAHGFLSLSLMPKLMEDILIMPEGLKMAVNYGLDSVRFIQPVKVDSKVRLNVTLNDVTEKKPGQWLLKATATLEIEGQEKPAYVAESLSLYFV, encoded by the coding sequence ATGCCCTATGTACCTGTAGCGCAACTCAAAGATTATGTCGGCAAGGACCTGGGACGTTCCGAATGGCTCACCATCGACCAGGCGCGTATCAACCTGTTCGCAGAGGCCACCGGCGATCATCAGTTCATCCACGTCGACCCGGTCAAGGCCGCCAAGACGCCATTCGGCAGCACCATCGCCCACGGTTTCCTGTCGCTGTCGCTGATGCCCAAGCTCATGGAAGACATCCTGATCATGCCCGAAGGCCTGAAGATGGCCGTCAACTACGGGCTGGACAGCGTGCGTTTCATCCAGCCGGTGAAGGTTGACTCCAAGGTCCGGCTAAACGTGACCCTCAACGACGTTACCGAGAAAAAACCGGGCCAATGGCTGCTGAAGGCCACCGCCACCCTGGAAATCGAAGGCCAGGAAAAGCCTGCTTACGTCGCCGAGTCGTTGTCACTCTACTTCGTATAA
- the rlmH gene encoding 23S rRNA (pseudouridine(1915)-N(3))-methyltransferase RlmH, producing MRLRLIAVGSRMPKWVEEGWHEYAKRLPAELSLELVEIPLNTRGKNADVARFIRQEGEAMLAKVGPNERIVTLEVHGKSWSTEQLAVELDRWRLDSRTVNFMVGGPEGLAPEVCARADQRWSLSALTLPHPLVRILIGEQLYRAWTVLSGHPYHK from the coding sequence GTGCGCCTGCGTCTGATCGCTGTCGGTTCACGCATGCCCAAGTGGGTGGAAGAAGGCTGGCACGAGTATGCCAAGCGTCTGCCCGCTGAGCTGTCGCTGGAGCTGGTGGAAATACCGCTCAACACCCGGGGCAAGAATGCCGACGTGGCGCGCTTTATCCGTCAGGAAGGCGAAGCCATGTTGGCCAAGGTCGGCCCCAACGAGCGTATCGTCACCCTTGAAGTGCACGGCAAGTCCTGGAGCACCGAGCAGTTGGCGGTGGAACTGGACCGCTGGCGCCTGGATTCGCGCACCGTCAACTTCATGGTCGGCGGCCCCGAAGGGCTGGCGCCGGAAGTGTGTGCGCGGGCGGACCAGCGATGGTCGCTGTCGGCACTCACGTTGCCGCACCCGTTGGTAAGGATTCTGATCGGTGAACAGCTGTATCGCGCCTGGACAGTTCTGTCCGGGCACCCTTACCACAAATAA
- a CDS encoding glutamate-5-semialdehyde dehydrogenase, which translates to MTESVLDYMTRLGRAARQASRLIARASTAQKNRALLAAADALDASRSELAVANELDLANGRANGLEPALLDRLALTPARIDDMIEGLRQVAKLPDPIGEIRDMRYLPSGIQVGKMRVPLGVIGIIYESRPNVTIDAASLCLKSGNATILRGGSEAINSNRAIAACIQQGLAVAELPAEVVQVVETTDRAAVGALITMPEFVDVIVPRGGKGLIERVSRDAKVPVIKHLDGVCHVFIDVAADIDKAIRIADNAKTHRYAPCNTMETLLVHVGIADRVLPPLAAIYRDKGVELRGCERTRALLGADVIEATEQDWYTEYTAPILSIRIVDDLDQAIEHINKYGSKHTDAIVSEHFSDARRFLNEVDSASVMVNASTRFADGFEYGLGAEIGISTDKLHARGPVGLEGLTSEKYVVFGDGHVRT; encoded by the coding sequence ATGACTGAGTCCGTTCTTGACTACATGACCCGCCTGGGTCGCGCTGCCCGGCAGGCCTCGCGGTTGATCGCCCGTGCGAGCACTGCGCAGAAGAACCGCGCCCTGTTGGCCGCCGCCGATGCTCTGGATGCTTCGCGCTCCGAGCTGGCTGTCGCCAACGAACTGGACCTGGCCAACGGCCGCGCCAATGGCCTCGAGCCAGCCCTGCTGGACCGCCTGGCGCTGACGCCCGCGCGTATCGACGACATGATCGAAGGCCTGCGTCAGGTGGCCAAGCTGCCTGACCCCATCGGTGAAATCCGCGATATGCGCTACCTGCCGTCCGGCATTCAGGTCGGCAAGATGCGCGTGCCCCTGGGCGTCATCGGCATCATTTATGAGTCGCGCCCGAACGTGACCATCGACGCCGCGAGCCTGTGCCTCAAGTCGGGCAACGCGACCATCCTGCGTGGCGGTTCCGAGGCGATCAATTCCAACCGCGCCATTGCCGCCTGCATTCAGCAGGGCCTGGCGGTGGCCGAGTTGCCTGCCGAAGTGGTGCAAGTGGTGGAAACCACCGACCGCGCCGCCGTAGGCGCGCTGATCACCATGCCGGAATTTGTCGATGTGATCGTGCCGCGCGGTGGCAAGGGCTTGATTGAGCGCGTCAGCCGTGATGCCAAAGTGCCGGTGATCAAGCACCTGGACGGCGTGTGCCACGTGTTCATCGACGTCGCCGCCGATATCGACAAGGCGATCCGCATCGCCGACAACGCCAAGACCCACCGCTACGCCCCGTGCAACACCATGGAAACCCTGCTGGTGCACGTCGGCATTGCCGATCGCGTGCTGCCGCCGCTGGCTGCCATCTACCGGGACAAGGGTGTGGAATTGCGTGGTTGCGAGCGTACCCGTGCGCTGCTGGGCGCGGACGTGATCGAGGCGACTGAACAAGACTGGTACACCGAGTACACGGCGCCGATCCTGTCGATCCGCATCGTCGATGACCTGGACCAGGCCATCGAACACATCAACAAGTACGGCTCCAAGCACACCGACGCCATTGTTTCCGAGCATTTCAGCGATGCCCGGCGTTTCCTCAACGAAGTGGATTCCGCTTCGGTGATGGTCAACGCCTCGACGCGTTTTGCCGACGGCTTCGAGTATGGCCTGGGGGCGGAGATCGGCATCTCCACCGATAAGCTCCACGCACGCGGCCCGGTTGGCCTGGAAGGCCTGACCAGCGAGAAGTACGTGGTGTTCGGCGACGGTCATGTGCGCACTTGA
- a CDS encoding bifunctional DedA family/phosphatase PAP2 family protein — protein sequence MGQWLDSITGWLTLNPEWLAVAVFVVACVECLAIAGLIVPGTVLLFAIAALAGSGALSLSETLLLGFLGGLLGDGVSYFLGRHFHQNIRRLPGLRHHPEWMNGAETYFHKYGIASLLVGRFIGPLRPMLPMVAGMCDMPFPRFAAVSIVAAAGWSVAYLLPGWATGAAFRLPLPEGFWPEAGIVTACLAVLLGLSLNSSLRGHRRATLWIGCASLTLLIALFIGYPHLHNFDQGLSALVQEHRSPWLDEVMVRITQLGEFKKMFVASAVFTGVLLLARQWRHAVFVGATLAGAAVINTGTKLFFARGRPEILTDPLTSFSMPSGHASGAFAFFLALAVLAGRGQPTRLRLTWMLLGCIPAAFIALSRVYLGAHWPTDILAGTLLAMTVCAFSLTVIQYRSPLPAMPQKTWWLLLPVLVAVLSVIALTGTPHALLRYAY from the coding sequence ATGGGCCAATGGCTCGATAGCATTACCGGCTGGCTAACCCTGAACCCCGAATGGCTGGCCGTGGCGGTGTTTGTCGTCGCGTGCGTGGAATGCCTGGCCATTGCCGGGCTGATCGTGCCGGGCACGGTATTGCTGTTTGCCATTGCCGCACTGGCGGGCAGCGGTGCGTTATCCCTGAGTGAAACCTTGTTGTTGGGTTTCCTCGGCGGTTTGCTCGGTGACGGGGTTTCCTACTTCCTGGGCCGACACTTTCATCAGAACATTCGGCGGCTTCCGGGTTTGCGCCACCACCCTGAGTGGATGAATGGCGCAGAAACCTACTTCCATAAGTACGGTATCGCCAGCCTACTTGTAGGGCGCTTTATCGGCCCGTTGCGTCCGATGCTGCCGATGGTGGCCGGGATGTGCGACATGCCCTTCCCGCGCTTTGCCGCCGTGAGCATTGTGGCCGCAGCCGGTTGGTCGGTGGCTTATCTGCTGCCGGGCTGGGCGACCGGTGCCGCGTTCCGCCTGCCGCTGCCGGAAGGTTTCTGGCCGGAGGCCGGAATAGTCACTGCCTGCCTGGCGGTGTTGCTGGGGCTGAGTTTGAACAGCAGCCTGCGCGGCCATCGTCGTGCCACGTTGTGGATTGGCTGCGCCAGCCTGACGTTGTTGATCGCGCTGTTTATCGGCTACCCGCACCTTCATAACTTCGATCAGGGCCTTAGCGCACTGGTGCAGGAACACCGCAGCCCATGGCTGGACGAGGTGATGGTGCGGATTACCCAATTGGGTGAGTTCAAGAAGATGTTTGTCGCCAGCGCGGTGTTTACTGGCGTGTTACTGCTGGCACGCCAATGGCGGCACGCCGTGTTTGTCGGCGCCACCTTGGCCGGGGCGGCGGTGATCAACACCGGCACCAAACTGTTTTTTGCCCGTGGTCGACCGGAAATCCTCACAGACCCACTGACGAGTTTCAGCATGCCCAGCGGTCACGCCTCCGGCGCCTTCGCGTTTTTCCTGGCTCTGGCCGTGCTGGCCGGTCGTGGGCAACCCACGCGCTTGCGCCTGACCTGGATGTTGCTGGGCTGTATTCCGGCCGCCTTTATTGCGCTGTCACGGGTTTACCTGGGGGCGCATTGGCCCACGGACATCCTCGCCGGCACGCTGCTGGCAATGACGGTGTGCGCATTCAGTTTGACCGTCATCCAGTATCGAAGCCCGCTGCCGGCCATGCCGCAAAAAACCTGGTGGCTGCTGCTCCCGGTGCTGGTCGCGGTGCTCAGCGTTATCGCCCTCACCGGCACACCTCACGCCCTGTTGCGCTACGCCTACTGA
- a CDS encoding LrgB family protein has product MTVDWQGAWTAVIHHPLFGIGITLGAYQLVLAAFEKTRWIFLQPVLVSMLLVIGVLLSCGLTYAEYRKSTEIMGILLGPATVALAVPLFLNLRRIRQLFWPIFTTLVIGGVVATGLCVLLGWWFGAEHRMLMTMAPKSVTSPIAMLVAEQIGGVAALAAVFVLITGVIGAMIGPAYLSRLGVHSPEARGMALGMTAHAVGTSVALQESEECGAFAALAMSLMGVATAVFLPLAVSVIV; this is encoded by the coding sequence ATGACCGTCGACTGGCAGGGCGCGTGGACGGCAGTGATTCATCACCCGCTGTTCGGCATCGGTATCACCCTTGGAGCCTATCAACTGGTGCTGGCGGCGTTCGAGAAAACCCGCTGGATCTTCCTGCAACCGGTACTGGTGTCGATGCTGCTGGTCATCGGCGTGTTGCTCTCCTGCGGCCTGACTTACGCCGAGTACCGCAAGAGCACCGAGATCATGGGCATCCTGCTCGGCCCCGCGACCGTGGCCCTGGCGGTGCCGCTCTTTTTGAACCTGCGGCGGATTCGCCAATTGTTCTGGCCGATTTTTACTACGCTGGTGATAGGCGGTGTGGTGGCTACCGGCTTGTGCGTCTTGCTGGGCTGGTGGTTTGGCGCCGAACACAGGATGCTGATGACCATGGCGCCCAAGTCGGTTACCTCACCGATTGCCATGCTGGTGGCCGAGCAGATCGGCGGCGTGGCCGCGTTGGCGGCGGTGTTTGTGCTGATTACCGGAGTGATCGGTGCGATGATCGGCCCGGCTTACTTGTCACGATTGGGTGTGCACAGCCCCGAGGCGCGCGGCATGGCCCTGGGCATGACCGCCCACGCCGTCGGCACTTCGGTGGCTTTGCAGGAAAGCGAAGAGTGCGGCGCCTTTGCGGCGCTGGCCATGAGTCTGATGGGCGTGGCCACGGCGGTTTTTCTGCCGCTTGCCGTGTCCGTGATCGTTTAA